Below is a window of Desulfosoma sp. DNA.
GCGAGTCGAAGCTTTTCCGGAACCGGGACCGGCCGGCGCCCTCCTTTTTCCACAGCCACAGCCACAATGCGGCCTGTTGCGATCAAAGCGTCCGTATCGGCTTTGTAAATGGCGAAATGAAAGGTGAAACTGGTCCGCCCGATATGGGTTATGCGGGCGTAGACGTTCAACACATCGTCGAATCTGGCGCTTCCCTTATAGGTGCACTGCGTTTCCACATAAAAAAAGTCAAAACCATCCTCAAGCATGGCGTCATAACTGTAGCCGACGGCTTTGAGGTAGTCCGTAAGGCCTTGATCAAAGTAGACAAGATAATTGGAAAAAAAGACGTGCCCTTGGGCGTCTGTATCGGCGTAGCGCACCCGCACCGGCGTAAAGAATTTATATTTCTCACTCATGGACAGCTCCTTCGAAAGGTTGACGACGCACACCACCATCCATTCTCATTCCCAAGCAAACCGACTTTCCCTTCCGCACCTTTACCACAGGGCACTCTTTTATGTCGAATGCAATGGATTGCAACAACACGGTTCAAGGATCCAGTCTTCACAAGATGACTCTTCACGTAGCGTATGAAAAACGCATTCCATGATGCCCACAGCAACTTTTCCAGGAGCAACTTTTCCAGCCGAAAAGTGCATTTGGAATAGTCGCTTAAGGCTTACCCACCAGAACTTTGTCTTGACTTTTGGTGAGGGTTGGCCATTGTGTGCGCGTATGACTGACAGCAAAGGAGTCCGCCATGGCTCGAACCCTCCGTACCTATCGCGCTTTGTTTTCATCGGACTGGAGTGAGTGCTTGGCCCCTAGC
It encodes the following:
- a CDS encoding thioesterase family protein, with the protein product MSEKYKFFTPVRVRYADTDAQGHVFFSNYLVYFDQGLTDYLKAVGYSYDAMLEDGFDFFYVETQCTYKGSARFDDVLNVYARITHIGRTSFTFHFAIYKADTDALIATGRIVAVAVEKGGRRPVPVPEKLRLAVENYEGEPLPQP